CTTCCGAAACCATCATCAATGTTTGCTTGGAAAGTATCCAACTCGTTCATCCTAGATCGGAAGAACATCTGGTTAGTCGCTCTTCCAGGATCATCGGAAGGAGTCCTAATTCTTTGTCCTGTGCCCAACTGGTTTTGGGTTTCGTCCAAAGACAACTGGTGACGATTCAAAGTCCTCACCAGACTGTTATTTTGCATCATGTTAGTGATCCGCATCATGGCTTCGCCTCCTTGCTATTCCGGCGGAATTACGCGCCCAAACGATTGATGATGGTATCTAGAATTTCATTCATAGTATTGATCATCTTCGCAGACGCGTTATACGAGTGCTGGAACTGGACCATATTGGCCATTTCCTCGTCCAAACTTACACCCATCACCGATTGTCTCATGTTCTCGAGCTCGGTCATAAGGTCCGATTGGATCCCAAATTCTTGTTTTGATTCTCTCGCTTCTGTTGCGAGTTTAGAGATCAGACTATTATAAAAATCATCCGTGCTTTTGGAGTAATCCACCATCACAGGATTGTTTCTAAGAGAAGAAGCTACTAAAAGAGCGTTCCTTCCATCCTTATGACCTCCAGGAGAATTATAATCTCCTGTTCCACCGACATCCTTTCCTCTTGCTGCCGCGATATTTGCTACGTTATTCGCAATATGCTCGTTTACTTTAAAATGAGAAGAAGGATGAAAATGAGGAGTTAAAGTAATGTCTTCCGGCTTTGATTGAAGTTTTGTAATCTCACCCAAACGTTTATAATCATAAGCTCCAGAAGATCCGGAAGCCATCAGCATTCCAGTGAGACCGACTAATAATTCTCCAGAATCTTCGATATGCCTAATAATGAAGTTTTTCTTAGGAGTATCATCTGCAACAGTCGCTTTGAAAGCCAACTGGTTGTCATGGTTCATATAAGCCACAACGCCTACTTTAGAAGCGTTGATGCGTTTGATAATACCGTTCAATGTATCATTTGCAGAATAAGGAATTAAAACCTGAGTTTCTTTTTCATCAGGTTTTAAGAATGTCATGGTTCCGCTAATCCCGATTGGGCGATCCGGATCTAGAGTATTCTTACCTGTTACTCTGAAGATCGCAGAAATATCATTCTGCCCATCCCCATCTGAATCATATTCACCGAAAGTATTCAGCGCCAAAGAACGAATATCGAAGAAGTTCTGATTTGTATTTCCATTCAAACCAAAACCGTCTTTATGGATTTCGTTAATCACATCCATAACGTTGATCGCAAGAGCATCCACCTGATCGATCTTCTCGCCCAGGATCTTATCTCTAACTTCGATCAAACCCTGTAATCTCCCTTTGCGAAGAAGGACCGGATCTCCAGTTACCTTCCAATAAAGATCTAATAGACCATCTTTAGAAGGATTTCCTAATATATCGACTTTATTGAGTTTGCCACCTTGAACAAGGATCTGCTGGCCAATAAATACCATCAGCTCATCTTCATCGCTTCTTCCGATTGTGATATCGGTTAAACCGGAAAGCTCTTGAAGAAGAGCATCTCTTTTGTCATAAAGATCATTCGGTCTATCACCCAATGCTTCCGACTTAGCAATCCTCTCGTTTAAGGTACGGATATTCTCACCAATCGTATTCAAATGAAGTGCATGAGCTTCAATTTCACGATTCGATTGATCTCTCAATTGAGAAAGTTTACGATACACATCTTCAATTCTACTTCCGAGGCCTTGCGCTTTTTCTAAAACTACGGAACGATGTGCGTTGTCTTCAGGATAGTTAGCAAGTTCTTCCCAAGAAGACCAAAATTTATCCATCAAGGTTCTAAGAGTAGTACCGTTAGGTTCGTTGAAAATATTCTCTGCTTGGTAGAGATATTCGTTCTTTGCTGCCCAATAATCCTTCACACCTGAGGTTTCGATAATTCTATCATCGATAAAATTATCTCTAACACGTTCGATGGAAGCAATTTCAACGCCCTGACCGATCTGCCCAGGAACATGAGCGCGGTTCAAAGAAGGTTCGTACAGAGGATCCGTTGCTTGTAAAACAACTCTTTGGCGAGAATAATGTTTATTATCCGCGTTTGAAATATTATGGCCGGTAGTTTGTAAGGCTTGCTGGTGAGCCGCAAGACCTCTTTTACCAATTTCTAATCCGGAGAATGTGGATCCCATACTTCTTCCCTCCTATCCAATCCTTACGCTGAAGCGTTTACGAGCACCGAGGAACGTTTCTTCTTGTTCCTGACTGTGCTTGGATTTTCATCCTCGTAAACTGCGACTTCTCCGCTATTTGCGTTAGTTCGCATCGCGTCGATGGTGGCCTTCAAAAATTCCTGTCTGGTTCGGATCAATTTATCATTGGCTTTGATCTTGTCTTTAAGCCTGTGAACCGTATCCTTTAATCTAGTTCCGAGTTGTTTCAACTTGTGCTCGGAATCACGGTCTATCTTATTTAAAAAATCAGTAAGAGTAAGTTCGCCTTCTTTAGGAATTCCTAAATTACCAGAAGTATAAACGTCATGGATAGCGGACATACGAACTCTTTCCAGTTCGCTTGCATGAACGATCAATTCATAAGTCTTTTTAGAAATCGTTTCCAAAGATCTTCCGTCCGCTTTCGTGATCGATTCAGTCTTTTCTTTCTCTAACTCCAGGATTTCGGAGTACAGTCGGATTTCTTCCTCGAAAAGAGAAGACACCCGATCCAACCATTCCTCTTTATTTAATATCATTGTCCGGTCCCTGTTCTTTGTTTCGGCGGAATCCAGAATTTTATGAGGCGTTTTTTTGGAAATTCGGCGGTTCAAAAGCCGAGAAGGAGAACTAGGAAGAATTTTCTCAAGAGAAGAAGGAGATTTGCCGAGATAAGAATCTCAATTAAGAGACATAATATTTCTACTTGGTTTTATGGTAATTTAGAAAAAGGATGACTTAGTTCTACACCAATACAGATTTCTTATTCGAAAAACCGAATATGGCAAATAAAACGTATATTGTCCGAAAGATTATTAGAATGCAACACTGTGATCCTGGTGGCGTGGTATTCACTCCTCAATATTTCAATCTATTCGTAGAAGCGATCGAAGATTGGTTTAGAGAAGGGATTGGATTCGGATTCTCCCATATGGTAAGCGATAATAAGCAGGGCATTCCTGCAATGAAGATCATCGCAAAATTTTATAAACCTTCCGTCTTAGGAGAAGTGTTGGAATTTAGAGTAAAAGTAAAAAGACTCAGGCGTCAGAATATACTAATCCATGTAGAAGCAAGTCACGGAGAAGAGAGAAGGTGTTCCGGAGATTTTCTGCACGGATTTGCTTCGCTTAGCAGCCTAAGCCTAACAGATTGGCCTCAGGATATTTATCGTAAATTAGAAGAATATTTATAGTCCAATATACGTCTTATCCGATTATGAGAATGTCCATATCTCGGACTCTTTTTCCAATGCGTAATTCTTTTAAAAATATTTTCCTATTTGTTTCCTTAGTTCTTTTTTCTAGCTCTTTGAATTTTGCAAAAGAACCCAAAAAGGCTTCTGTCCTTCCTAAACTGAACCAAGTAGCTTTAAATTCTAAACCAGAAAAGAAGAAGGAAGAGAAAAAACCTAAGACGGTTGTCTCTGAACAAAAAACATCAAAACGATTAAAAGGTGAGATCGTAGAAAAGCAAGAGGAACTGTTTTCATTTTCTCTTGCAGGAAGAAAGTTCGCACAAGGGGAACTTCTATTCTTAAAAATAAAACCTTTGCCCAAAATTTTAGACAAACTTGGAAATTTTACGATCAATTGGGACGGGCAAGAGATCCCTTTCACTCAAAGGGAAGGGTATATTCTCACCTTTCTTCCGATCTCTCCTGAATTTTCCAAATCTTATGGAGTTTTGGAATTAACAGAAAAGCATCTTTTTACTAAAAACGATTCCAAGACGTACGAGATCCCAATCCAAAAAACATCATTTGCTACTTCCAAAGTTTCTCATCTTACAATGGATAAACAGTATACAACTGACGAACTTTCAGAAGAGACAAAAGCATTTATCAAAGAATGTTCCGAAGCGAAAGCGAAGGCATTTCAATCCAAGTCTGATCTTCAGGTGGAAACCGATTTCGAATATCCTGTTCACAATCCTATTTTAAATAGTCCTTTTTATAAGCGTAGGATCTACAATAAAGAGAAAGGTCGTCCTCATGGAGGTTCTGACTTTAAAGGTGGTGTAGGAGATCCAATTTATGCGATCAACGACGGCACTGTGATCTTAGCAAGATCTATGTACTATGAAGGAAATTTCACTGTGATAGATCATGGTTTGGAATTATATTCCTTATACATGCACCAATCCGAAATTTTAGTAAAGCCTGGGGATAAAGTGAAAAAGGGAGATTTGATCGGAAAGATCGGATCAACGGGGATGTCAACCGGACCTCATTTACATTTAGGATTTAGAGTTTTAGGAACGATGATCGATCCTCTTTCTGTTGTTCAAACAGATCTAATCGAAGCTCGTAAGAAAACTTCCAAAAAATAATCGGATCGGGAGAGAAGATTATATCTCTCCCGATAATAGTCTTCTTTCAATTCCAAAGTTTTCCGTCCTCTCCCGTATAGATTGCATCCGGTCTCAAGATCCTTTCTTGCATTTGTTCAAAACAATGTGCTATCCAACCTGCTGCCCTTCCCATTGCAAATACAGGAGTAAAGATTTCAGTCGGAAATCCTAATCCATGAAGAAGTAACGCTGTATAAAATTCCACATTTGTTTGCAGAATTCTGTCCGGTTTATATTCTTTCAGCAATTCTAATGCAGTTTTTTCCACGAACATCGCAAGATCATAGAACTCTCTTTTTTCATCCGTGTCGTATAGAATTTTCGCCGCTTTTGCAAGGACATCCGCACGAGGGTCTCTGACTTTGTAGATCCTATGCCCAAATCCCATTAGCCTTTCGTTATGTTTTAATTTTTCTCTTAGAACCTTCTCCGCATTTTCCTTAGTCCCTATTTCAAAAACAGTGTCTAATGCAGGCCCTGGTGCACCTCCATGCAAAGGTCCTTTTAAGGCACCAAGTCCTCCGGTTACTGCTGAGATCATATCAGACTGAGTAGAAATAATCACTCTCGCTGCAAACGTAGAAGCATTCAATCCATGATCGCAAACAGTATTCAAATAGGTATTCAATGCACGAACACTTCTTGGATCAGGATCATTTCCATTCAACATATACAGAAAGTTAGCCGCAATGTCCAAGTCCTGTCTAGGAAGAACGGGAGCTTTCCCCTTCAACAAACGGTATGCCCAAGCAACGATCAAAGGAAATGTAGAAAGAACAGCCATCGCATCCTTTTTGGGATCTTCTTTTTGAGAACCTAAAGAAAGAGCAGCAGATCCTATCCGAAGTATATCGATCAAAGGAAGATTTGCATACACTGCTTCTTCAATGATGGTTCGTATTACTTTAGAAAATCTTCTGGAAGACCTAAGTTCCTCTGAGAACAAACTTGTTTCGGTAGGTTTTGGCCTCCTATCATTCCAAAGTGTGAAGATGGTTTCTTCGAAGACTGCCTTGCCGGCAAATTCTTCCACAGGATAACCTGCAATGATCAACCTTCCTCCTTTTCCATCTACTTGGGAAAGTTTGGTCCTTGCTGCAGGGATCCCTTCTAAGCCCGGGCTGTAAATTTTCTCTTTTTCCTGTTCAGAGATTAGCATGGTATTTCTCCTTTGTTTCTATTTGAGTTTAGCGGGTTGACAATGTATAGTCAATGTTGATTATACTATCAATATATGGCTTTTTCTTCAAAAAAACCGTTCTTGAATGCGGATGAAGCAGCCTCTGCTTTAGGAGTAGAAATCCAGACCGTATACGCATACGTTAGTCGCGGCTTATTACACTCGGAATCCGGGGGCAATAAAGATAGAAGTAAACGATATAGAAGAGAAGATATCGAACAATTATTGCTCAGAAGGGAAGAAAGGAGCCAACCTGGAAAAACAGCCAAAGCCGCCTTATCTTTAGGACAACCTGTTTTAGAATCTTCCATTACGTTACTCGGAGAAGACTCTCTATTTTACAGAGGAAAAGATGTCTTAGAACTTTCTGAGAATGGAAGTTTTGAAGATATTGCCTGCTTACTTTGGGAAGCAGAAGAGACAAATCCATTCGAATCCGATTGGCCAATATTATCCGAAGAATGTAATAAAATCCTAAAATTATTAGAAAGTCGGCCAGTCTTAGATATTTCCAGGATCCTACTTCCTTTTTTGGAATATGAAGATGCGAAAGCGTTTCGAAAAGATCCTAAAACTTTCAGAAAAACTTCTTCTTCTATCTTAAGATATCTAACTCTATTCTCTTCGGGCAAAACAAGATCAGAAGGAAAAATTTCCGAAACTCTTTTAAGTAGTTGGAATCCGTCTCGAAAAAAAGAAGATCCTAACTATTCATCAAAACTCAGACTCTTAGAAGCAGCCTTAATTCTTTCTGCCGATCATGAGTTGAATGTTTCTTCTTTTACTGCAAGATGCGTTGCCTCTAGCGAGGCTTCTCTTTATCAAGTTGTTCTTGCAGGACTTGCTGCTTTGTCAGGCCCTAAACATGGATTACTTACGGAGAAAGCGATACTTCTTCTTTCCCAAGCTAGCGGAAACAAAAAGAAAGATAAGCAACTCTTGGAAGAAAAATTAAGAAATGGAGAAAATATCCCCGGTTTCGGTCATCCTCTCTATAAGAAAGGAGATCCACGAGGTAGAAAATTAATT
The sequence above is a segment of the Leptospira hartskeerlii genome. Coding sequences within it:
- a CDS encoding acyl-CoA thioesterase, with amino-acid sequence MANKTYIVRKIIRMQHCDPGGVVFTPQYFNLFVEAIEDWFREGIGFGFSHMVSDNKQGIPAMKIIAKFYKPSVLGEVLEFRVKVKRLRRQNILIHVEASHGEERRCSGDFLHGFASLSSLSLTDWPQDIYRKLEEYL
- the flgK gene encoding flagellar hook-associated protein FlgK — its product is MGSTFSGLEIGKRGLAAHQQALQTTGHNISNADNKHYSRQRVVLQATDPLYEPSLNRAHVPGQIGQGVEIASIERVRDNFIDDRIIETSGVKDYWAAKNEYLYQAENIFNEPNGTTLRTLMDKFWSSWEELANYPEDNAHRSVVLEKAQGLGSRIEDVYRKLSQLRDQSNREIEAHALHLNTIGENIRTLNERIAKSEALGDRPNDLYDKRDALLQELSGLTDITIGRSDEDELMVFIGQQILVQGGKLNKVDILGNPSKDGLLDLYWKVTGDPVLLRKGRLQGLIEVRDKILGEKIDQVDALAINVMDVINEIHKDGFGLNGNTNQNFFDIRSLALNTFGEYDSDGDGQNDISAIFRVTGKNTLDPDRPIGISGTMTFLKPDEKETQVLIPYSANDTLNGIIKRINASKVGVVAYMNHDNQLAFKATVADDTPKKNFIIRHIEDSGELLVGLTGMLMASGSSGAYDYKRLGEITKLQSKPEDITLTPHFHPSSHFKVNEHIANNVANIAAARGKDVGGTGDYNSPGGHKDGRNALLVASSLRNNPVMVDYSKSTDDFYNSLISKLATEARESKQEFGIQSDLMTELENMRQSVMGVSLDEEMANMVQFQHSYNASAKMINTMNEILDTIINRLGA
- a CDS encoding M23 family metallopeptidase, whose protein sequence is MRNSFKNIFLFVSLVLFSSSLNFAKEPKKASVLPKLNQVALNSKPEKKKEEKKPKTVVSEQKTSKRLKGEIVEKQEELFSFSLAGRKFAQGELLFLKIKPLPKILDKLGNFTINWDGQEIPFTQREGYILTFLPISPEFSKSYGVLELTEKHLFTKNDSKTYEIPIQKTSFATSKVSHLTMDKQYTTDELSEETKAFIKECSEAKAKAFQSKSDLQVETDFEYPVHNPILNSPFYKRRIYNKEKGRPHGGSDFKGGVGDPIYAINDGTVILARSMYYEGNFTVIDHGLELYSLYMHQSEILVKPGDKVKKGDLIGKIGSTGMSTGPHLHLGFRVLGTMIDPLSVVQTDLIEARKKTSKK
- a CDS encoding citrate synthase/methylcitrate synthase, which translates into the protein MLISEQEKEKIYSPGLEGIPAARTKLSQVDGKGGRLIIAGYPVEEFAGKAVFEETIFTLWNDRRPKPTETSLFSEELRSSRRFSKVIRTIIEEAVYANLPLIDILRIGSAALSLGSQKEDPKKDAMAVLSTFPLIVAWAYRLLKGKAPVLPRQDLDIAANFLYMLNGNDPDPRSVRALNTYLNTVCDHGLNASTFAARVIISTQSDMISAVTGGLGALKGPLHGGAPGPALDTVFEIGTKENAEKVLREKLKHNERLMGFGHRIYKVRDPRADVLAKAAKILYDTDEKREFYDLAMFVEKTALELLKEYKPDRILQTNVEFYTALLLHGLGFPTEIFTPVFAMGRAAGWIAHCFEQMQERILRPDAIYTGEDGKLWN
- a CDS encoding flagellar protein FlgN yields the protein MILNKEEWLDRVSSLFEEEIRLYSEILELEKEKTESITKADGRSLETISKKTYELIVHASELERVRMSAIHDVYTSGNLGIPKEGELTLTDFLNKIDRDSEHKLKQLGTRLKDTVHRLKDKIKANDKLIRTRQEFLKATIDAMRTNANSGEVAVYEDENPSTVRNKKKRSSVLVNASA
- a CDS encoding citrate synthase family protein, translating into MAFSSKKPFLNADEAASALGVEIQTVYAYVSRGLLHSESGGNKDRSKRYRREDIEQLLLRREERSQPGKTAKAALSLGQPVLESSITLLGEDSLFYRGKDVLELSENGSFEDIACLLWEAEETNPFESDWPILSEECNKILKLLESRPVLDISRILLPFLEYEDAKAFRKDPKTFRKTSSSILRYLTLFSSGKTRSEGKISETLLSSWNPSRKKEDPNYSSKLRLLEAALILSADHELNVSSFTARCVASSEASLYQVVLAGLAALSGPKHGLLTEKAILLLSQASGNKKKDKQLLEEKLRNGENIPGFGHPLYKKGDPRGRKLIQMVEKFFSEDSDVQLYLQFLIQIEELLEDYATIDAGLALVSKALKLPKGAGIGIFAIGRTAGWLAHAMEQYDSGSLIRPRAKYIGNLPKE